The DNA segment TTTCAAGCTGGTATTATTTTATTGTGTAATTAACAACGTGTACTTTATTTTAAAATAATCTCTTAAATGTTTATTAATTTATATAGCTTATTTATTCCTTCTGCATCTTCAAGTAATGTGAGTTCTATCTGAGTAGTGCCAAAGCTTGTTATTTCGTTAAACTTTAAAGGTTCTACAATTCCAATTTTACCTTCCCAAGTTAAAATCCACATAATGTTTTCAGAGCCTTTTTTATATTTTACTTTTTCTCCTTCGGCATATGTGCCAAGCAGATTCTTTGATTTATCGGCAATATAAAGCATTTTATATTGTATGTTTTTTCCAGTGTTATCAACAAATTGAGGAGTAATTACATTCGGAAAAGATGGTAATGGGTAATCGCAATTAAATATACCTAAGGTTGTTATTGAGACTGAACGGATGGAAGATGGTAGGAATCCTTTTTTACCGGCCATTTCATTTACAATTCCCTGTGTGTTAAATAATGCTTGTTTATTGCGAAGATTTTGTTCGTTTTTTGTTTTGTTTTTAATTATTTCTTCCTGATATATGTTCATTGCCTGCTGATAATTTTTATTATCGAATACTGGAATTACTTTTAAATGAACAGATGTGTCTTTTCTTGAAAGGTATAAGTTGTATAATCCTTTTTGTCTTGAAGGCTTCAGGTTAATTTGTTCCCATCTTACTGAATATAACATTTTATCAAATTTATTCCCTCTGTCGTCAACCTGAAAAAGGACATTACTATACTTTGCAAACTCAGGAAATTTCTCTTTATTAATATCTAGCTTAAACACATATTTATCTTTTGTTGCAAGAACAGGAACAATAGGCTCAATTATTTTTGTGTTTTTATCAATATACTCCTGATATTCACGATCATCATTGTTATCGATTATACGAGCGACGATTTTTCCTTTGAACTTTTTAATAGTATCTTGTGTCAAAATAGCTGAAGCCGATTGAGTTGGGAAATTTTCTTTAGGAGTAATACTGTCAGTTAATTCTGTAGCGATTAATGGCAATTTTTTATAGGGTCTTATTTTATCTTTTCCAACATAATCCCAATTGCCTTTTGTTGTATCGAAGGTATAAAAATTAAAGCGACCTTCATTATTATCTGAAAGCATATCAATGTCAATTGCCTTGTTTTTTGCAAGTAATAAATTTATACCATCTTTTTCGGCACCTATTTCAAACATTCCTGCTGATTCAAAAATATATTCATTTTTACATGAGTCGTAATCCATAGGTATGCCTGATCTGAAAAAGTCTACAGGATTACGGAATTCGCGGTATTTTAACTTTACAGGAGAAGATATAGCATTTCCTTCAGAATCTGTAAAAGCATTTTTAGGTATATGAATTACTGTACCTGATTGTGTTATAATATCAGTCTTATTATTATTTGAAAGTGTATAATATTCCCACGGAATATCTTTGCCATTAATAGGTGGTGTTACTTTTACCACTGTGTCGGTGGTGTCCGTAGGAGTAATATTTGTTATTGTATTGTTCTTTGTGTTATTTTGAAAAAGTGTAATAACAACAATACCTGTAATTATTATTGCTGATGAAGCTCCTGCAATGAATTTTGCAGATTTAAAGAATGGTTTACCTGTTTTAACCATTTTATATACATCATCAAAATTTTTATGCTTTAGGATTTTGTCATCCGGCATTTCAGGTGTATCGAGTTTGATTTTAATTTTTTCCATGGCTTACTTTAAATTAGTTTTGATTTCATTTTCTGAATAACCCTGTGTAGCCTTACTTTAGCATTGCCTTCAGAAATATTTAATATTTCGGCAATTTCCTTGTGTGGTCTGTTTTCAAAATACCGCATTTCAACAAGTTCAAGTTCTTCCGGCTCAATCTTCATTAATGTTTGCATCATTATTGCAATTTGTTCTTCTTTTTCTTCAATGCCTGTTTCTTCTGCAATTAATGTTAATTGTTCTGTCTGAACATAAATAGTTCTCTTTACACGACAACTGCGCATTTCCATATTTATTTCATTACGAGCGATTCTGAAGAGCCAGGAAGAAAAAGGTAAGCCTTTAAACCCATAGCCTTTAAGATTTTTCATTGCTTTGTAAAAAACCTGTTGGGTTAAGTCGGCAGTTAACTCTTCCGAATCGATACGTTTTAGAATAAAACGAAAAATCTGCAAATAGTAACGGTCATAAAGAACAGAAAACTTAGACAAGTCTTTTTGTGCAGCTCTGATTTCATCAGATTCAATCATGATTTGCCCGGGTGTTACGTGATATGAACTGATTGTTGTTTCCATTTTTAAGGTTATTTCTGAACTAATAATGCATGGAGTTCAAAAAAGTTACAATAAATTTATTTTCATAATCCAATAAGGTCCATTATCTGTCCAACAGAACATAGACTCTTTGGAATAACCTGTACCATTAAAATTTTTTTATTGATTTGTTGCGTATTTTTGTTTTTAAGCTCATCCGGTAACACTATTCCAATATCGCCATTTCTTAAAACAGCAATAATCTTAATGCTTTCACGATTGCAAGCCATAAGCGTTTGTTCGCCTAGTCCAACAGTTCCTGAAACTGAATAAAAACAACTATTTTCTTTATCAATTATTATTATTGATATTACTGGGAGGTTATTTTTTGCCTTATCTTCAAATGAAGCATTGATAATTTCTGTACAATTATTTCTTCCAATCCAGTCGCTCTGATTAAGTAGTTCGAATTGGTTTAACACGAGACTCCGTTTTAAATTTGACTCATCGGCTGTAGCAGCATAAAGAGTTTTCTTTTCGTGTGCAATTACCTTGTCGTAGTATTTTAACCATTCTTCAGGTGTCATCTTTTTTTCTTCGGGACTCATATACATATCTCTGAAAGCAGTCCATAATCTTTCTTTATTTTTTTTGTAGTTTTTATCTACAATCATTTTATTGCTGAATAAATTTTTATGAAAACGTTTTCTTCTCCTGTCCAGAGCCTTACAATAACTGGCATATAATCTAGGGAATTTTTGCTGAAAAGTTTCTCTGGTCATTGTTGAACTTAAATTTGCTGGTGTAGCGTTAAATTGTACAAAGCTGTTCCTGTCCTTTAATTCAATAGTAAATAACTTGCTGGCATCGTCGTAATAGAACCTAATATCTCTCCAGTATTTTTGTTGTTTTCGCCCTGATTTTATATAAGTTTTTCTGAATTTTTTTAATGATAACTCGCCAGAATAAACCCATGGTACTTTGTTAAATGCATTCACTTCAATATTTTGATCGCCAACATTTAATTTGAACCAAATTTGCTTTTTTGTTTTTGGCTTAACAAGTTCCAGGTATAAATAATTATATGATTCAGGACTTCTCTGAAGAAGACTTCTGTTAATTTTTGTAATGTTACAATATGTTGTATCGTGGTATCTTTCGTCAAATAAAAGTGAATCAAATTCTACTTTTAATAACGGATTTCTTATTAGGGCAGGGTAATGTATGTAAGAAGTAGATAGTGCAGCAAAATCTGATTGTTCAATTTGAAAAGTGCCATAATTAACAGAGTCTTTAATTTCTGGTACTTTGTTACTAATATTTATCTCAGTTATATTTAAACTGTCATTTGATATTACAATCTTTTTATCCTTACCTGTTATTAGAGATGGCTTAATCTCTTTAATTTCACAGTCGGGAAATATGGATTTTAATTTTTTTATTTCATCAACAGTAAGTCCTTTATCAATT comes from the Bacteroidia bacterium genome and includes:
- a CDS encoding sigma-70 family RNA polymerase sigma factor encodes the protein METTISSYHVTPGQIMIESDEIRAAQKDLSKFSVLYDRYYLQIFRFILKRIDSEELTADLTQQVFYKAMKNLKGYGFKGLPFSSWLFRIARNEINMEMRSCRVKRTIYVQTEQLTLIAEETGIEEKEEQIAIMMQTLMKIEPEELELVEMRYFENRPHKEIAEILNISEGNAKVRLHRVIQKMKSKLI
- a CDS encoding leucine-rich repeat domain-containing protein yields the protein MKLKITLLLLFLFFVLLNYGQRTKYGFFNNLDEAIADSGFVKCLYIDFNIEEESVFNEKIGSFTKLHSLTVVNFEQKDLPSSFYNLKDIDSIIISDCPKINFRLLFKNLSKLKTLSYIELEGNDIREIPEEINNLQNLKTFKITNNENLLLSESVEILKLSPTLTELALPINDITELPDNIGSLKQIKVLDLSNNYLTDLPDSIAGMNNLIKIRLEGNNIVDPISTTKKMKGLDIKYLSIDKGLTVDEIKKLKSIFPDCEIKEIKPSLITGKDKKIVISNDSLNITEINISNKVPEIKDSVNYGTFQIEQSDFAALSTSYIHYPALIRNPLLKVEFDSLLFDERYHDTTYCNITKINRSLLQRSPESYNYLYLELVKPKTKKQIWFKLNVGDQNIEVNAFNKVPWVYSGELSLKKFRKTYIKSGRKQQKYWRDIRFYYDDASKLFTIELKDRNSFVQFNATPANLSSTMTRETFQQKFPRLYASYCKALDRRRKRFHKNLFSNKMIVDKNYKKNKERLWTAFRDMYMSPEEKKMTPEEWLKYYDKVIAHEKKTLYAATADESNLKRSLVLNQFELLNQSDWIGRNNCTEIINASFEDKAKNNLPVISIIIIDKENSCFYSVSGTVGLGEQTLMACNRESIKIIAVLRNGDIGIVLPDELKNKNTQQINKKILMVQVIPKSLCSVGQIMDLIGL